One window of the Thermomicrobiales bacterium genome contains the following:
- the narH gene encoding nitrate reductase subunit beta produces MDIRAQVSMVFHLDKCIGCHTCSVACKNIWTDRKGTEYMWWNNVETKPGTGYPTLWEDQDKYHGGWERKNGHTDEPAEIKLRLHSRTGGLKNIFANPYLPTVDDYYEPWTYDYEHLFSAPEGDDQPTARAVSMITGKPMDTIEAGPNWDDDLGGSPVYAANDPNMAKLTDVQREQLSEVERLVFFYLPRICNHCLNPGCVAACPAGAIYKRGEDGIVLVSQEKCRAWRMCISGCPYKKVYYNWSTGKSEKCILCFPRLESGQPPACFHSCVGRIRYLGILLYDADRIQETATLPDEELVEAQREMIQDPFDPQVIAAARASGVSDALIDAAQKSPVYKFVKLWKLALPLHPEFRTLPMLFYVPPMMPVLANVEKGAYNVAGADQEGLGAMLSSLEQARMPLRYMASLFSAGNEKVVEEVYRKLIAVRVFKRGETVKDYSTDEVKQALASGGTTAEEVEAIFRLTALPTFDERFVVPPLAREQAIEQTLDPFSHKPAAGFGFREAPKRRF; encoded by the coding sequence ATGGACATTCGCGCGCAAGTCTCGATGGTCTTCCACCTCGACAAGTGCATCGGCTGCCACACCTGCAGCGTCGCCTGCAAGAACATCTGGACCGACCGCAAGGGCACCGAATACATGTGGTGGAACAACGTCGAGACGAAGCCAGGCACCGGTTACCCGACGTTGTGGGAAGATCAGGACAAGTATCACGGGGGCTGGGAGCGCAAGAACGGCCACACCGACGAGCCGGCCGAGATCAAGCTGCGGCTGCATAGCCGGACCGGTGGCCTGAAGAACATCTTCGCCAACCCGTACCTGCCGACCGTCGACGACTACTACGAGCCGTGGACCTACGACTACGAGCACCTGTTCAGCGCGCCGGAGGGCGACGACCAGCCGACCGCGCGGGCCGTCTCGATGATCACCGGTAAGCCGATGGACACGATCGAGGCCGGCCCGAACTGGGACGACGACCTCGGCGGGTCGCCGGTCTACGCCGCCAACGACCCCAACATGGCGAAGCTCACCGACGTGCAGCGCGAGCAGCTGTCCGAGGTCGAGCGGCTGGTCTTCTTTTACCTGCCGCGCATCTGCAACCACTGCCTGAACCCCGGCTGCGTCGCCGCCTGCCCGGCCGGCGCGATCTACAAGCGTGGCGAGGATGGCATCGTCCTCGTCAGCCAGGAGAAATGCCGCGCCTGGCGGATGTGCATCTCCGGTTGCCCCTACAAGAAGGTCTATTACAACTGGAGCACCGGCAAGTCGGAGAAATGCATCCTCTGCTTCCCGCGCCTGGAGAGCGGCCAGCCGCCGGCCTGCTTCCACTCCTGTGTTGGCCGTATCCGCTACCTCGGCATCCTGCTCTATGACGCCGACCGTATCCAGGAGACGGCAACGCTGCCGGACGAAGAGTTGGTCGAGGCGCAGCGCGAGATGATCCAGGATCCGTTCGACCCGCAGGTCATCGCCGCCGCGCGAGCGAGCGGTGTGTCCGACGCGCTGATCGACGCTGCGCAGAAGTCGCCGGTCTACAAGTTCGTCAAGCTCTGGAAGCTCGCTCTGCCGCTGCACCCGGAGTTCCGCACGCTGCCGATGCTCTTCTATGTCCCGCCGATGATGCCGGTGCTGGCGAACGTCGAAAAGGGCGCATACAACGTTGCTGGCGCCGACCAGGAGGGGTTGGGCGCGATGCTCAGCTCGCTCGAACAGGCGCGGATGCCACTGCGCTACATGGCCAGCCTCTTCTCGGCCGGCAACGAGAAAGTCGTCGAGGAGGTCTACCGCAAGCTGATCGCGGTTCGCGTCTTCAAACGTGGGGAGACAGTAAAGGATTACTCAACCGATGAGGTGAAGCAGGCGCTGGCCTCCGGTGGCACAACCGCCGAGGAGGTGGAGGCGATCTTCCGCCTGACGGCGCTGCCGACGTTCGACGAGCGCTTCGTTGTGCCGCCACTCGCCCGCGAGCAGGCGATCGAGCAGACCCTCGACCCGTTCAGCCATAAGCCAGCGGCAGGCTTCGGCTTCCGCGAGGCTCCGAAGCGGAGGTTCTAG
- a CDS encoding c-type cytochrome, which produces MRGEPVLTGARRRARLPLLLLIVVALAGIPMLAIAAAPSADEGKTLFQQKCSSCHTIGGGTLVGPDLAGVTGTRDHDWLVRWLSDPPGMVASGDPTATALLAQFNNVQMPNLGLSADQVDSLLAYLAAPGGAPTSPAATLPAGDAARGKEYFIGQKRFANGGPPCMACHSISGIGVLGGGKLGPDLTGSYAKWGPAGLTSFVTQPATVTMSAVWTQTPLTPQEGGDLIAFVQQASVSQRPANTVVQLAVLAVLVAVALLVVARLTWRERLTGVRRRMVANARR; this is translated from the coding sequence ATGAGGGGTGAACCTGTTCTGACCGGCGCCCGCCGTCGAGCGAGGCTGCCGTTGTTGCTGCTGATCGTCGTTGCGCTAGCGGGAATCCCGATGCTGGCGATTGCCGCCGCGCCGTCCGCCGACGAGGGAAAGACGCTGTTCCAGCAGAAATGCAGCAGCTGTCACACCATCGGCGGGGGGACACTGGTCGGCCCGGATCTGGCCGGCGTGACCGGGACTCGCGACCACGACTGGCTCGTTCGCTGGCTCAGCGACCCGCCGGGAATGGTTGCCAGTGGCGACCCGACGGCCACTGCGCTGCTGGCGCAGTTCAACAACGTCCAGATGCCGAATCTCGGCCTGAGCGCCGATCAGGTTGATTCGCTCCTTGCTTACCTCGCCGCGCCGGGTGGGGCGCCGACCTCTCCGGCGGCGACGCTGCCGGCCGGCGATGCGGCGCGGGGCAAGGAGTACTTCATCGGGCAGAAGCGCTTCGCCAATGGCGGCCCGCCCTGCATGGCCTGCCACAGTATTTCCGGCATCGGGGTGCTTGGCGGCGGGAAGCTCGGGCCGGATCTGACCGGCAGCTACGCGAAGTGGGGCCCCGCTGGCCTTACCTCGTTCGTGACTCAGCCGGCCACCGTCACGATGAGCGCCGTCTGGACGCAGACCCCACTGACCCCGCAGGAGGGTGGCGACCTGATCGCGTTCGTGCAGCAGGCATCGGTCAGCCAGCGGCCGGCCAACACGGTCGTGCAACTCGCGGTGCTGGCGGTGCTGGTCGCGGTGGCGCTACTGGTCGTCGCAAGGCTGACATGGAGAGAACGGCTGACCGGCGTGCGGCGACGAATGGTTGCGAACGCTCGACGTTGA
- a CDS encoding nitrate reductase subunit alpha has protein sequence MGWIQDLVNPKARRWEEFYRNRWQHDNIVRSTHGVNCTGGCSWAVYVKDGIITWEMQQTDYPQLDPNLPPYEPRGCQRGISASWYVYSPIRVKYPYARGALLDLWRAARSQHANPVDAWAALIEDETQRTRFQRARGKGGFRRTNWDEVLEIVAAASLYTARRWGPDRVFGFSPIPAMSYLSYAGGSRFLQLFGGVNMSFYDWYADLPNAFPEVWGDQTDVCESADWFNSKYIISMGSNLNMTRTPDVHFISEARHKGTKFVVVAPDFSQVAKYSDWWIPIEAGQDTALWMAINHVILTEFHANRTVPYFADYVKRYTDGPFLVALDQDGDHYQPGQLLRAGRVARYADVENGEWKFLVYDQNSAEPRMPAGTVGFRWGSEEGKWNLKLQDAIDDSPLDPAISMLGREEDILNVAFYDFAEARESVRGVPVRYVETSEGRVAVTTAYDLLMARFGVGRGLSGDYPADYDEVNAYTPAWQEKYTGIGRDTVIRLAREFANNSEATEGKTMIIVGASVNHWYYNNLAYRAPITALLLCGCCGRNGGGMNHYVGQEKLSLVAPWTSLAFALDWVKPPRQQQSPIWHYAHSDQWRYEGDFTDYAAVPPDAKWAKGHALDLAAAAVRMGWMPFYPQFDRNSLDVAAEAKAAGATTREEVTERTVAQLKDGSLNFTIDDPDAPESWPRVWLIWRGNAIQSSAKGHEFFLRHYLGTHDNIDADEHARDSVRTITFREPAPRGKMDLVVDLNFRMDTSALYSDIVLPAAFWYEKNDLNTTDLHSFIHPLGQAVPPVWESKTDWEIFKALAHKVSEMAPDTFPEPVTDIVTLPLRHDTPDEISQPEPLDWRAGECEAIPGKTMPHFHLVERDYSKIYQRFISLGPLIREDGISGNGVHIPIAPFYDELLKNPLGGSPDPRHMRCVEWDGQRYPSLEDALDAANTLLYLAPESNGEVAWVAYHEEEKHTGVQLTDLAEDNRGVRINFDDITRQVRRNLSSPCWSGIVNDGRAYAAWTLNVERLVPWRTLTGRQQFYIDHPWYIDFGENLPTYKPKLNPVKTGDIVRSPVDDQCLVLNYITPHGKWNIHSTYKDNHRMLTLSRGMDPIWINDKDAEKIGLNDNDWVEVYNDNGVVVTRAAVSARVQPGTGLYYHAVERTIYVPKSQVRGKRRAGGHNSLTRTRINPVQLAGGYGQFTYGFNYWGPIGILTRDTYCVVRKLSELEW, from the coding sequence ATGGGCTGGATACAGGACCTGGTCAATCCCAAGGCGCGCCGGTGGGAGGAGTTCTATCGGAACCGCTGGCAGCACGACAACATCGTCCGCAGCACGCATGGCGTCAACTGCACCGGTGGCTGCTCCTGGGCGGTCTACGTCAAGGACGGCATCATCACCTGGGAGATGCAGCAGACCGACTATCCGCAGCTCGACCCGAACCTGCCGCCATACGAGCCGCGCGGCTGCCAGCGTGGGATCTCCGCCTCGTGGTACGTCTACAGCCCGATTCGGGTGAAGTACCCCTACGCGCGCGGCGCGCTGCTCGATCTATGGCGGGCGGCCCGCTCCCAGCATGCAAACCCCGTCGACGCCTGGGCCGCGCTGATCGAGGACGAGACGCAACGGACGCGCTTCCAGCGCGCTCGGGGCAAGGGCGGATTCCGGCGCACCAACTGGGACGAGGTGCTGGAGATCGTCGCCGCTGCCAGTCTCTACACCGCCCGCCGCTGGGGACCGGACCGGGTGTTCGGCTTCTCGCCGATCCCGGCGATGTCGTATCTGTCGTATGCCGGAGGGTCGCGGTTCCTGCAGCTCTTTGGCGGCGTGAACATGAGCTTCTACGACTGGTACGCCGACCTGCCCAACGCCTTCCCGGAAGTCTGGGGCGACCAGACCGACGTCTGCGAGAGCGCCGACTGGTTCAACAGCAAGTACATCATCTCGATGGGCTCGAACCTGAACATGACCCGCACCCCAGACGTGCACTTCATCTCCGAAGCGCGACACAAGGGGACGAAGTTCGTCGTTGTTGCGCCGGATTTCAGCCAGGTGGCCAAGTACTCTGACTGGTGGATTCCGATCGAGGCCGGCCAGGACACAGCGCTCTGGATGGCGATCAACCACGTCATTCTGACCGAGTTCCACGCCAACCGCACCGTCCCGTACTTCGCCGACTACGTCAAGCGCTATACCGACGGGCCATTCCTCGTCGCGCTGGATCAGGATGGCGACCACTACCAGCCGGGCCAGCTGCTGCGCGCCGGCCGCGTCGCTCGCTATGCCGATGTTGAGAATGGCGAGTGGAAGTTCCTCGTCTACGACCAGAACAGCGCCGAGCCGCGCATGCCGGCCGGCACGGTCGGCTTCCGCTGGGGGTCGGAAGAGGGCAAGTGGAACCTCAAGCTGCAGGATGCTATCGATGACAGCCCGCTCGACCCGGCAATCTCGATGCTCGGGCGCGAGGAAGACATTCTGAACGTCGCGTTCTACGACTTCGCCGAGGCGCGAGAGTCGGTTCGCGGCGTGCCGGTCCGATACGTCGAGACGAGTGAGGGACGCGTCGCGGTCACGACCGCCTACGATCTGCTGATGGCGCGTTTCGGCGTCGGGCGCGGCCTGTCGGGCGATTATCCCGCCGACTACGACGAGGTCAACGCCTACACGCCGGCCTGGCAGGAGAAGTACACCGGGATCGGCCGCGACACCGTGATCCGGCTGGCCCGCGAGTTCGCCAACAACTCCGAGGCGACCGAGGGCAAGACGATGATCATCGTCGGCGCCAGCGTCAACCACTGGTACTACAACAACCTTGCCTACCGCGCGCCGATCACTGCGCTGCTGCTCTGCGGCTGTTGCGGGCGCAACGGTGGCGGCATGAATCACTACGTCGGCCAGGAGAAGCTCTCGCTCGTCGCGCCGTGGACCAGCCTGGCGTTCGCGCTCGACTGGGTCAAGCCGCCGCGCCAGCAGCAGAGCCCGATCTGGCACTACGCGCACAGCGATCAGTGGCGCTACGAGGGCGACTTCACCGACTATGCCGCCGTTCCACCCGACGCCAAGTGGGCGAAGGGCCACGCGCTCGACCTCGCGGCGGCCGCGGTCCGAATGGGCTGGATGCCGTTCTACCCGCAGTTCGACCGTAACTCACTGGACGTAGCCGCCGAGGCGAAGGCTGCCGGCGCGACGACGCGGGAGGAGGTGACCGAGCGGACGGTTGCCCAATTGAAGGATGGCAGCCTGAACTTCACCATCGACGATCCTGACGCGCCAGAGAGCTGGCCGCGCGTCTGGCTGATCTGGCGTGGCAACGCGATCCAGTCCAGCGCCAAGGGACACGAGTTCTTCCTGCGTCACTACCTCGGCACGCACGACAACATCGACGCCGACGAGCATGCGCGGGATTCGGTGCGCACGATCACCTTCCGCGAGCCAGCGCCGCGCGGGAAGATGGACCTGGTCGTCGACCTCAACTTCCGGATGGACACATCGGCGCTGTACTCCGACATCGTCCTCCCGGCCGCGTTCTGGTACGAGAAGAACGACCTTAACACGACGGACCTGCACTCGTTCATCCATCCGCTGGGCCAGGCGGTGCCGCCGGTCTGGGAGTCGAAGACCGACTGGGAGATCTTCAAGGCGCTGGCGCACAAGGTATCGGAGATGGCGCCGGACACCTTCCCCGAGCCGGTGACCGATATCGTCACGCTGCCGCTGCGCCACGACACGCCGGATGAAATCTCGCAGCCCGAGCCACTCGACTGGCGGGCCGGCGAGTGCGAGGCGATCCCCGGCAAGACGATGCCGCATTTCCACCTCGTCGAGCGCGACTACAGCAAGATCTACCAGCGCTTCATCTCGCTCGGGCCATTGATTCGCGAGGACGGGATCAGCGGCAACGGCGTCCACATCCCGATCGCGCCGTTCTACGACGAGCTTCTGAAGAACCCGCTCGGTGGTTCGCCCGACCCGCGCCACATGCGCTGTGTCGAGTGGGACGGCCAGCGCTACCCCAGCCTGGAGGATGCGCTGGACGCGGCGAACACGCTGCTCTACCTCGCGCCGGAGAGCAACGGCGAGGTCGCCTGGGTGGCCTACCACGAGGAGGAGAAGCACACCGGCGTGCAGCTGACCGACCTGGCCGAGGACAACCGCGGGGTGCGGATCAACTTCGACGACATCACCCGCCAGGTGCGGCGCAACCTCAGCAGCCCGTGCTGGTCGGGGATCGTCAACGACGGGCGCGCCTACGCCGCCTGGACGCTCAATGTCGAACGGCTGGTGCCGTGGAGGACCCTCACCGGCCGGCAACAGTTCTATATCGACCACCCCTGGTACATCGACTTCGGCGAAAACCTGCCGACCTACAAGCCGAAGCTCAACCCGGTCAAGACCGGGGATATCGTCCGCAGCCCGGTCGATGACCAGTGCCTGGTGCTGAACTACATCACCCCGCACGGCAAGTGGAATATCCACTCGACCTACAAGGACAACCACCGGATGCTGACTCTTTCGCGCGGGATGGATCCGATCTGGATCAACGACAAGGATGCCGAGAAGATCGGTCTCAACGACAACGACTGGGTCGAGGTCTATAACGACAACGGTGTTGTCGTGACTCGCGCGGCGGTCAGCGCCCGCGTCCAGCCAGGCACGGGGCTCTACTACCACGCGGTCGAGCGCACGATCTACGTGCCCAAGTCGCAGGTGCGCGGGAAGCGCCGCGCCGGAGGCCACAACAGCCTGACGCGGACACGGATCAATCCGGTCCAGCTGGCTGGCGGCTATGGGCAGTTCACCTACGGCTTCAACTACTGGGGGCCGATCGGCATTCTCACCCGCGATACCTACTGCGTCGTGCGCAAGCTATCCGAGCTGGAGTGGTAG
- the narI gene encoding respiratory nitrate reductase subunit gamma, with the protein MFDSVLFATFPYLAVIVAVGGGLFRYYRDRFTYSSQSSQFLETRALFWGSVTWHYGIILILAAHVLALLLPGLWGALIANRVWLYVMEVTGLALALLTIFGMVLLIQRRIRKPRVFAVTTGMDWLLLAALLTQIVLGFWVALFYRWGSDWYLHTAVPWLISLAKLQPNITYVTVLPWTVKLHMLGGFLIIALFPFTRLVHLVTFPITYLWRPYQVVVWNVRQRAVR; encoded by the coding sequence ATGTTCGATAGCGTGCTGTTCGCGACATTCCCTTACCTCGCGGTCATCGTGGCGGTCGGTGGCGGGCTCTTTCGTTATTACCGCGATCGGTTCACCTACTCCAGCCAGTCGTCGCAGTTCCTGGAGACTCGCGCGCTCTTCTGGGGGTCGGTTACCTGGCACTATGGGATCATCCTGATCCTCGCCGCCCACGTGCTGGCGCTCTTGCTTCCTGGCCTCTGGGGGGCGCTGATCGCAAACCGGGTCTGGCTCTATGTCATGGAGGTGACTGGCCTGGCGCTCGCCTTGCTGACGATCTTCGGCATGGTGTTGTTGATCCAGCGAAGAATCCGCAAGCCACGGGTTTTCGCGGTGACGACCGGGATGGACTGGCTCCTCCTCGCCGCGCTGCTCACCCAGATCGTGCTGGGCTTCTGGGTCGCGCTCTTCTATCGCTGGGGGTCGGACTGGTATCTCCACACTGCCGTGCCGTGGCTGATTTCGCTGGCCAAGCTCCAGCCGAACATCACCTACGTCACCGTCCTTCCCTGGACAGTCAAGCTCCATATGCTGGGCGGGTTCCTCATCATCGCGCTCTTCCCGTTCACTCGCCTGGTGCATCTGGTGACGTTCCCGATCACCTACCTCTGGCGACCGTATCAGGTAGTGGTCTGGAACGTGCGCCAGCGGGCGGTGCGTTGA
- a CDS encoding FmdE family protein, translating to MTTDRRLAELLMASAELHAHLCPRQVLGVRMSLLAGNLLGLDLPQRDKRLITIVETDGCAADGVAVAAGCWVGRRTLRVEDFGKVAATYVDSKTGCSVRITPRRDARRLAGQYAPPTDDRWWAQLIGYQRMPNELLLDWRSVALRTPVEDLVSRPGLRAICAVCGEEVMNEREVERDGLTLCRACAGQAYYSSRGSDVASLDVVDTRAGSLAWR from the coding sequence ATGACGACCGACAGAAGGTTGGCGGAGCTGCTGATGGCCAGCGCCGAGCTTCACGCGCACCTCTGCCCGCGACAGGTTCTGGGTGTGCGGATGAGCCTGCTGGCCGGCAATCTGCTGGGCCTCGATCTGCCGCAACGAGACAAGCGACTGATTACGATCGTCGAGACCGATGGGTGCGCCGCCGATGGGGTCGCCGTCGCTGCTGGCTGCTGGGTTGGCCGGCGGACGCTGCGGGTCGAGGATTTCGGCAAGGTTGCCGCAACCTATGTCGACAGCAAGACGGGCTGCTCGGTTCGCATAACGCCACGGCGGGATGCCCGCCGCCTGGCCGGGCAGTACGCCCCGCCGACCGACGATCGCTGGTGGGCACAACTCATCGGCTATCAGCGGATGCCCAACGAGCTTCTGCTCGACTGGCGGTCGGTTGCCCTGCGCACCCCCGTCGAGGATCTGGTGAGTCGTCCGGGGCTGCGCGCTATCTGCGCCGTCTGTGGCGAGGAGGTCATGAACGAGCGGGAGGTCGAGCGCGACGGCCTGACGTTGTGCCGCGCTTGTGCCGGGCAGGCGTATTACTCGAGCAGAGGGAGCGACGTCGCGAGTCTCGATGTCGTCGACACGCGCGCGGGGTCGCTCGCCTGGCGATGA
- a CDS encoding BTAD domain-containing putative transcriptional regulator, giving the protein MSLSNTAATAHRAGIRPAGRSSQCEGRSFDGIGPGVTATSVEGQFVVDARQRIIQWSASAAALTGVSADHALSRPCYEVVGGLDDFGRPACRSGCPAFAALRAGHLVGHCATPARHDTSPSTRLHCELHALPAATGGAVGRLFVEESESDRSGVAGGADILGDLAALATLASSLTIADFPTGVERALDILCDATGTESAELFLTEPAGHDMLLTTYRGPFRSAFCQMVRFAPGEGFPGRVLVEQRPTGTNALEEDDRYLRSRVKAKGYRSYLCVPLTVPEGVIGAVCLSSRDPDVSLPAAERLLTWASTPIATALQAGLLQVREQVRAGTIAPVIVDDREPDALLERVLRHTLTKAEADGGAIALFGNGGGVARRVAAGDAVDIRCPALSGGACGCPALDGQHGVALFGARASWPVACRRARSLGAMHYCLPMQDGGESIGVIQLVYRDAAPTPPTRHLRILLEVADQAASLARLARDREEARRTAESTMLRLLQSRSTVMELLPAEGEPLLRVRCFGRFEIERDGALVAPETFKRRKALTLLKILLTHADRPVSIETLTEWLWPESDPRAAANRLYVVVHALREAIEPAGAHGDWSFVRTNGDQYLFDTSDCWVDLVEYRAALDAGRQAESAGEPERALAAYDAATRLYRGDLLEDDPFDEWCLMEREHLRETYLDALHGVAVLSRERGEIDRAIDAYRRVLQVDPLREESQRQLIETLSNAGRRAEALRQYEHLRALLRRELDITPMPETEDIVQRIRAATPQSGRVADSL; this is encoded by the coding sequence ATGTCGTTGTCGAACACCGCTGCGACCGCTCACCGGGCCGGCATCCGACCCGCGGGTCGATCGTCTCAATGCGAAGGCAGATCGTTCGATGGGATCGGACCCGGGGTAACTGCGACATCAGTCGAGGGCCAGTTCGTCGTCGACGCACGGCAGCGGATCATTCAGTGGAGCGCTTCCGCCGCCGCGCTGACCGGCGTGTCCGCCGACCATGCCCTGTCGCGCCCATGCTACGAGGTTGTTGGCGGTCTCGATGATTTCGGCCGGCCGGCCTGCCGGTCTGGCTGCCCTGCGTTCGCGGCCCTCCGCGCCGGTCATCTCGTTGGTCATTGCGCGACGCCCGCCCGGCACGACACGAGCCCATCGACCCGGCTGCACTGCGAGCTTCACGCGCTGCCGGCCGCAACTGGTGGCGCCGTCGGCCGTCTCTTCGTCGAGGAAAGCGAGTCCGATCGCAGCGGCGTGGCGGGAGGCGCGGATATCCTCGGCGATCTTGCCGCGCTGGCCACACTTGCAAGCTCGCTCACCATCGCCGATTTCCCAACCGGCGTCGAGCGCGCGCTCGACATCCTCTGCGACGCAACCGGAACCGAATCGGCCGAGCTGTTTCTGACCGAGCCCGCCGGACACGACATGCTGCTGACGACCTACCGCGGGCCGTTCCGCAGCGCCTTCTGCCAGATGGTCCGCTTCGCACCGGGCGAGGGGTTCCCCGGCCGCGTTCTGGTCGAGCAGCGTCCAACAGGGACGAATGCGCTGGAGGAGGACGATCGTTACCTCCGCTCGCGGGTCAAGGCGAAAGGGTATCGATCGTACCTCTGTGTGCCGCTGACCGTGCCAGAAGGGGTCATCGGTGCGGTCTGCCTCAGCTCGCGTGATCCGGATGTGTCGCTGCCCGCTGCAGAGCGCCTGCTGACATGGGCGAGCACGCCGATTGCCACCGCGCTCCAGGCCGGGCTGTTGCAGGTTCGCGAGCAGGTGCGTGCTGGCACGATTGCGCCGGTTATCGTGGACGACCGGGAGCCGGATGCATTGCTGGAGCGCGTGCTGCGTCACACCTTGACCAAGGCGGAAGCCGACGGAGGCGCGATTGCGCTATTTGGCAACGGCGGGGGTGTCGCGCGACGCGTTGCCGCTGGCGACGCGGTGGATATCCGCTGCCCCGCGCTATCGGGCGGGGCCTGTGGTTGCCCTGCGCTCGACGGGCAGCATGGCGTTGCGCTCTTTGGCGCCCGGGCCAGCTGGCCGGTCGCCTGTCGCCGCGCGCGTAGCTTGGGGGCGATGCACTACTGCCTGCCGATGCAGGATGGCGGCGAGTCGATCGGGGTGATCCAGCTCGTCTACCGCGACGCCGCGCCCACGCCGCCGACTCGTCATCTGCGCATTCTGCTGGAGGTCGCTGACCAGGCGGCCAGTCTGGCCCGGCTTGCCCGCGACCGGGAGGAGGCGCGACGCACCGCCGAATCGACGATGCTGCGCCTGCTCCAGTCCCGATCAACCGTCATGGAACTGTTGCCAGCCGAGGGCGAACCGCTGCTCCGCGTCCGCTGCTTCGGCCGTTTCGAGATCGAGCGCGACGGCGCGCTTGTTGCGCCGGAGACGTTCAAGCGACGCAAGGCGCTGACGCTGCTGAAGATTCTGCTGACGCACGCCGATCGACCGGTGTCGATCGAGACGCTGACCGAATGGCTCTGGCCCGAGAGCGACCCACGTGCCGCGGCCAACCGACTCTACGTCGTGGTGCATGCGCTCCGCGAGGCGATCGAGCCGGCCGGCGCACATGGCGACTGGTCGTTCGTGCGCACGAATGGCGACCAGTATCTCTTTGACACCAGCGATTGCTGGGTCGACCTCGTCGAATATCGCGCCGCCCTCGACGCCGGCCGTCAGGCAGAGTCGGCCGGCGAGCCAGAGCGAGCGCTAGCTGCCTACGACGCGGCCACGCGCCTCTATCGGGGCGACCTGCTGGAGGACGATCCGTTCGATGAATGGTGCCTGATGGAGCGCGAGCATCTGCGCGAGACGTATCTCGACGCATTGCATGGCGTCGCCGTGCTGTCGCGCGAGCGGGGCGAGATCGACCGGGCGATCGACGCTTATCGCCGGGTATTGCAGGTCGATCCATTGCGCGAGGAGTCCCAGCGCCAGCTCATCGAGACCCTCTCGAACGCCGGCCGGCGCGCTGAGGCGCTGCGCCAGTACGAGCATCTTCGCGCGCTCTTGCGTCGCGAGCTGGATATCACCCCGATGCCCGAGACCGAGGACATCGTCCAGCGCATCCGCGCCGCGACGCCACAATCGGGCCGCGTCGCCGACTCCCTGTAA
- a CDS encoding molecular chaperone TorD family protein, with protein MNDDAGRLSLTYFADLLEYPRGDIIRVAEECAALLSPALPEAAGPLRDFANGMTGLPRGTIEEIYTSTFDLDPVCYLYVGYHVFGETYKRSVFLVALKERYRNCGVGIDSELADHISAMLRYVVAGDDAEDVDVVVREALLPALQRMTGRAKSAGHDDEGESPPVETPAGERQLYRGLLEALRLVLMEMAGIEDESEIELAALAHRSLAH; from the coding sequence GTGAATGACGATGCCGGGCGACTCAGCCTGACGTATTTCGCCGACCTGCTGGAGTATCCGCGCGGCGACATCATCCGCGTCGCGGAAGAATGCGCGGCGCTGCTTTCGCCAGCGCTGCCAGAGGCCGCCGGCCCACTCCGCGATTTTGCCAATGGGATGACCGGTCTGCCGCGCGGGACGATCGAGGAGATCTACACCTCGACGTTTGACCTCGACCCGGTCTGCTACCTCTACGTCGGCTACCACGTCTTTGGCGAGACCTACAAGCGCAGCGTCTTTCTGGTGGCGCTCAAAGAGCGTTACCGCAATTGCGGCGTCGGTATCGACAGCGAGCTTGCCGACCACATCTCGGCAATGCTGCGCTACGTCGTCGCGGGCGACGACGCCGAAGATGTCGACGTCGTCGTCCGCGAGGCGTTGCTACCCGCGCTGCAACGAATGACCGGCCGGGCGAAGTCGGCCGGTCATGACGACGAGGGGGAATCGCCCCCTGTCGAGACGCCGGCCGGGGAGCGGCAGCTCTATCGGGGACTGCTCGAGGCGCTGCGGTTGGTGCTGATGGAGATGGCCGGCATCGAAGATGAGTCGGAGATCGAGCTGGCCGCGCTGGCCCATCGGTCGCTGGCCCACTGA